From one Ochrobactrum vermis genomic stretch:
- the cydB gene encoding cytochrome d ubiquinol oxidase subunit II: MILSDLLDYETLRLIWWVLLGVLLIAFAAMDGFDLGVDILMPVIGKTDVERRIIINTIGPVWEGNQVWLILGGGAIFAAWPQLYAVSFSGFYLAMFAILFALILRPVGFKYRSKRESEAWRRGWDWALFIGGFVPALIFGVAVGNVLQGIPFRIADDFQIFYEGSFFGLLNPFALLCGVLSVTMLCMHGASWLVLKTSGDIQARARSYGSIASLLTVVLYVLAGVVSWLWISGYRITSPILTGGPSNPLRKTVELDHGAWFANYMNYPILLIAPALGILGALAVFIALRSRRELAPLLFGKLSIFGIISSVGVSMFPFLLPSSIDPRSSLTVWDSSSSHMTLFIMLVVSLIFLPLIVLYTSWVYKVLWGKVDKDMIEDDSNHAY; this comes from the coding sequence ATGATACTCAGCGATTTGTTGGACTATGAAACCCTGCGTCTCATCTGGTGGGTGCTGCTCGGCGTATTGCTGATCGCCTTTGCCGCGATGGACGGGTTCGATCTCGGTGTCGACATCCTCATGCCAGTCATTGGCAAAACCGATGTCGAGCGACGTATCATCATCAACACGATCGGCCCGGTATGGGAAGGCAATCAGGTCTGGCTCATTCTCGGCGGTGGCGCCATTTTCGCCGCCTGGCCACAGCTCTATGCGGTATCCTTCTCGGGCTTTTATCTGGCGATGTTTGCCATACTGTTCGCACTCATCCTGCGTCCGGTCGGTTTCAAATATCGTTCCAAGCGTGAGAGTGAGGCCTGGAGGAGAGGCTGGGACTGGGCGCTGTTCATCGGCGGTTTCGTGCCTGCCCTCATCTTCGGCGTTGCCGTCGGCAATGTCTTGCAAGGCATTCCCTTCCGTATCGCCGATGACTTTCAGATTTTCTACGAAGGCTCGTTCTTCGGTCTCCTCAATCCGTTTGCACTGCTTTGCGGGGTGCTTTCGGTGACGATGCTCTGCATGCATGGCGCTTCGTGGCTGGTACTGAAGACGAGCGGGGACATTCAGGCACGCGCCCGGTCCTATGGCAGTATCGCGTCGCTTCTGACAGTCGTGCTCTATGTGCTGGCAGGTGTCGTTAGCTGGCTGTGGATTTCGGGCTACCGGATTACGAGCCCCATACTGACCGGTGGACCGTCAAATCCGCTGCGCAAGACCGTCGAACTGGATCACGGTGCATGGTTTGCCAACTATATGAACTATCCAATCCTGCTGATCGCTCCGGCGCTTGGCATTCTGGGAGCACTCGCAGTCTTCATCGCACTGCGTAGTCGCCGTGAACTGGCACCGCTGCTGTTCGGAAAACTGTCGATCTTCGGCATCATTTCGTCGGTCGGCGTGTCGATGTTTCCGTTCTTACTGCCATCGTCGATCGATCCTCGTTCAAGCCTGACGGTATGGGATTCGTCGTCCAGCCATATGACGCTGTTCATCATGCTGGTTGTGTCGCTCATCTTCCTGCCGCTGATCGTCCTTTACACGTCCTGGGTCTACAAGGTCTTGTGGGGCAAGGTCGACAAGGACATGATCGAAGACGACAGCAATCACGCTTACTAA